In one Komagataeibacter sp. FNDCR2 genomic region, the following are encoded:
- a CDS encoding glycosyltransferase family 2 protein: protein MKRYNCSVVVCARWEKPYILEWITYYKSIGYDHIYLYCNDDRPDELYREILPFVVGRDPFVTFVHFTTQGFQQQMYLHFLTNYQQETEWVSFFDVDEFLNIPAFRDIDDLVAHYPEADCILFYWIVFGHNGHERNPPGPVLENYTKRAVGVNEYTKYICRTAALLDDKIFSPEGFGFWHNPVWHAYGDIRVVDVLHREVSDIHTLSATEIQVIENTASVHHYMIKSKEYLKHRIRRGTTGAFSGQVIWDETEAGRKNALEESMRAFNAAENVSLCDYWNNIVQNATKVTVPARMPGRNISLNKPCEQSSISTWSIGHDTRSDAGNAVNGIVNGLVKFHTGLEDNPWWRIDLMGLYQVEDILIYNIMAPTRQRCRNIRMEYSGDGENFCFGFEKKDDQPIGNLATGPYHVHTSFKARFIRLTLIGQNFFHLDQVEIYGERC, encoded by the coding sequence ATGAAGCGTTATAATTGCTCGGTTGTCGTATGTGCCAGATGGGAAAAGCCTTATATACTTGAATGGATAACCTATTATAAATCCATTGGATACGATCATATCTACCTGTACTGCAATGATGACCGACCGGATGAGCTTTACCGGGAGATTTTACCCTTTGTTGTAGGCCGGGATCCCTTTGTTACATTCGTGCATTTTACAACGCAGGGCTTTCAGCAGCAGATGTACCTGCATTTCCTGACCAACTACCAGCAGGAAACGGAGTGGGTCAGTTTTTTCGATGTGGATGAATTCCTGAACATTCCCGCGTTCCGCGATATTGATGATCTGGTCGCCCATTACCCGGAAGCGGACTGTATCCTGTTTTACTGGATTGTTTTTGGTCATAATGGCCATGAAAGGAACCCGCCCGGCCCAGTTCTGGAAAATTATACGAAAAGGGCCGTGGGTGTTAATGAATACACCAAGTATATCTGCAGGACGGCTGCCCTGCTGGATGACAAGATTTTCTCACCCGAAGGTTTCGGGTTCTGGCATAACCCCGTCTGGCACGCCTATGGGGATATAAGGGTTGTGGATGTCCTGCACCGTGAGGTGTCCGATATCCATACCCTTTCCGCCACGGAAATACAGGTTATTGAAAATACGGCCAGTGTTCATCACTACATGATCAAGTCAAAGGAATATCTGAAGCACCGGATACGGCGTGGAACAACGGGCGCGTTTTCCGGTCAGGTCATATGGGATGAAACGGAAGCGGGCCGGAAAAATGCGCTGGAAGAGTCCATGCGCGCATTCAACGCGGCGGAAAATGTATCGCTGTGTGATTACTGGAACAATATAGTACAAAACGCCACGAAAGTAACGGTGCCTGCCCGGATGCCGGGCCGGAACATTTCCCTGAACAAACCATGTGAGCAGAGCAGCATCAGCACCTGGTCCATCGGGCATGATACGCGATCCGATGCGGGTAACGCGGTCAATGGCATCGTCAATGGGCTTGTGAAATTCCATACGGGCCTTGAAGACAACCCGTGGTGGCGGATCGACCTTATGGGATTGTACCAGGTCGAGGACATACTCATTTACAATATCATGGCACCCACGCGGCAGCGATGCCGGAATATCCGCATGGAGTATTCCGGCGATGGGGAAAATTTCTGTTTCGGGTTTGAAAAAAAGGATGACCAGCCCATCGGCAACCTGGCTACGGGGCCGTACCATGTCCATACATCGTTCAAGGCCCGTTTTATCCGCCTGACCCTGATCGGGCAGAATTTTTTCCACCTCGACCAGGTTGAGATTTATGGCGAGCGGTGCTGA